The nucleotide sequence AAAGTTACCTCCAATGGGCAATATAGCTAAGTCCAATTTATAACGCACCGGTATGAGTTGCATATCAAAATACAAAGCCGTAGCCCCCGATACATATACCGTCTTTTCCAAAGTTTTAATCACAAACCCACAAGCGCACCCGCCGGCAGTGCCATTTTCGAAGGTAGAAGAATGCAACGCCGGTACCATCTTCACCGACCCAAATGAGAAACTGTACAACCCTCCCAAGTCCATAGGGTGCGAATTTTCTATTCCCAAATTAAAAAAGTAATTAGAGATTTCAAAATTCGAAATGATTTGCGCTTTCGTGCGCTTAGCTATCTGCTCCACGTCCGATATATGGTCTTGTTGCGCCGAGGTTATCAAGATGTAATCAGCAGGAATCGTATTGATATCTATATGGCTTGCCAAAGGATTATTAGCAATAAACGGGTCTACAAGCAAATGTGTATCGCCTATTTTGATACTCACACACGAGTGTCCGTAATAAGTTACCTCCATAGTTATTATGTTTTTTAGTGTATTTATTTAATATATATAACGTCCGTTACTATCTCCTTCTTTCGTTTAACTCTCCTTAAAATATATGTATCAAAATCCCCACAAAAAAGAGTACCGAAAGCAAAAAAGTACTCAGGGCTACTATCTTTAATTCTTTATCAAGCTGTTTGAGTTCCGTATTTCGTTTTACAGTGAGCAAATGTCCTATTAAAGGCAGAAAAGCAACTAAGTACAAAAGCTCCC is from Capnocytophaga ochracea DSM 7271 and encodes:
- a CDS encoding metal-dependent hydrolase, whose protein sequence is MEVTYYGHSCVSIKIGDTHLLVDPFIANNPLASHIDINTIPADYILITSAQQDHISDVEQIAKRTKAQIISNFEISNYFFNLGIENSHPMDLGGLYSFSFGSVKMVPALHSSTFENGTAGGCACGFVIKTLEKTVYVSGATALYFDMQLIPVRYKLDLAILPIGGNFTMDVEDAIMASDFVKCNKVLGYHYDTFNLIKLDDKDLAKRSFKAKGKELILTDIGQSIFV